Sequence from the Rutidosis leptorrhynchoides isolate AG116_Rl617_1_P2 chromosome 3, CSIRO_AGI_Rlap_v1, whole genome shotgun sequence genome:
TATTGACCCAAACAAGATGGACACCTAATCAAACCATTCTCACTGCACAGCGTACAACTCCTAAAGCCAGTTTTCTCTGAGTAACATTTATGGCTTCCATTACACTCATTACACAGGATAAACCTAATATCAGCACAAATCTGGCAACCGCTATTAGTTACCGCCGGTAAACCTTCAACATACTTCTTTAATTCGCCGGATTCATGAAGCTGCCGGACTTCTTCCGCACCTCCGATGTACCTACCGCCGATGAAAACCCTAGGTAAAGATATTTTCGTCTTTTCAATCTTAGCTTCACCGTTTTCAATCATGACGTCATGTAACTCATCTAGAAACTTCGAATCCATTGATAAATCACGTTCGTCGATTGAAACACGAAAACCGCGTAATATTGATTGAACTGTATGACACGCTTCGAACGTCGGCCGTACGACACGTAAGCTCGTGGTGTATACAACAATTCGTTTCTCCGCTCCCGGAATTGAAATTACGCGGTCAGATTTCGTCAATTTCTCCGCGGCGGCGGTTGATTCCGGTAGCGATTTCAGTGAGTTAGAATTCTGTTTTGTGAACGCACGTGTGATTTTGTTAGCGAGATGAACGCGGTGGAAGATCGAGAGTCGTCTAGCGGCGGCGGTGTTGTTGGCAGTAGCGGTGGTGGAGCAGGGAGACGGTGGATCTAGGGTTTTATGAAAACTCTTACTGATTTTTTCATCATCGGCGAATAGATGTTCAACATCTTTAAATGATGTATGATTGAAGTTGAGATTTGATGTTGATCTACGAATTGAACTGTCGATATGATCAATTTGACAGCTAGCTTTACGGCGGTGTATCCACATATCAGGCGAGATCTCGATTTTTGAAAATTAGGGCTAAATATTGGGAGAGAAATTGGGGATTTATTATATGGAGTTGAACTGGATGGATTTGATATTGATATGTATTGTAAAATGTAGGGCTAAATGTTGAATGTGGAGTTGGTGAAATTAAAATGGTCGTAGATGCAATGGTTTGTAATTAAGGATTTGAtttgattgaattttttttttttccttttttttggaTAAAAATGGTGGAATTGTATGTGTTTTTGATGGTGAAATGTTAATTTATAAGTGTGTGTGGTTAAATCATGATGGAAACTGAGGGCATGTGTTATGTATTGATTACGAATTCGACATTTTTTGCCCTTTTGGGAGCATAACTCAATTATTATGTGTTCGTGGAATTTGTGGAATTCGAATCTTTTCGACTAAATTTGTAATTTATATATTCAATTTTCAATAGTAATACTCCTCGATttataattacggagtataatataagtTTCAATTTCAATGCTTCGATCTGCATCTTTTTTACTCGTATCAAATCTTTTCTTCGATTCAACAATTCAATTTTTTACTATTCTTTTTTcactattaaaaattaattattatttatttctataaataaataagagcaaaaaataaaatttatttatttatatcctTAACATCCATGCACTTATGGCAAAAAGTTAGATAAAATATGagttgtaaaaataaagtaaacaaaatacaaatgataataattgtgatttttaaactgtgtattttttattCTTAAACAACAAAATACAATAAATTCAATTATAAACATCAAAATAAGGTTAAACAACATTGAGTTGTAGCTTATTTGGTAGTGGTAtgtctctcttagcgagaggtgatGAGTTCGACTCCGCTAAACTGCAACATTACACTTAATGTTATTCCTGTCCCGAGGTATTCATACATGCCGCCTTTCGCTTAGTGCGAGGGCAGTAGGGAGGGGAGTTTTACCGGCCATGTCATCGGATAGGTTTTCTCGAGGACAGTAGTAGATGCAACTACGGGAGAAGCTATAACTCAATTAATTACTGACAAGTTTTAAAGTTTTGTCAAATATATccttaaattaaattttttttatatgttaATATATTGAGATTGTGCTATCCGTTAAAGATTAAAGATttaaataaagataaagatatactCGTATATGATATATAAAAACTTGTTAATACTTTGTTCGTGATGCCAAATAGTGTTGACTAGATTTTTGGTCCGCGCTTCGCAGCGGATTAGTATTAGTTTAACGCTACTATATGGTTACACATTTTTCGGCCTGAAAGTCATCGAAACCACATTATAAACCCTCGATATAATCAGGTAGATACAAAAGACCTGGCAACGTTGTTTGTTGCAACCATAATATGGTTCTACAAAATGTTGGTTATTGCTGGGCTAGTCTTTCTTTTTCTTTGACTTGTTCATACATGTTGAACACATACTGAAAACATTAGTATAAATAAACAATATAAGTCAAATAATCACTTTTAGGCCATAAACAAACTGTATATAAGgatagttattaacataaaaacacAAAGCATACCACACTTACCATTCTCTTGGAGTCTC
This genomic interval carries:
- the LOC139899043 gene encoding uncharacterized protein At5g39865-like — its product is MWIHRRKASCQIDHIDSSIRRSTSNLNFNHTSFKDVEHLFADDEKISKSFHKTLDPPSPCSTTATANNTAAARRLSIFHRVHLANKITRAFTKQNSNSLKSLPESTAAAEKLTKSDRVISIPGAEKRIVVYTTSLRVVRPTFEACHTVQSILRGFRVSIDERDLSMDSKFLDELHDVMIENGEAKIEKTKISLPRVFIGGRYIGGAEEVRQLHESGELKKYVEGLPAVTNSGCQICADIRFILCNECNGSHKCYSEKTGFRSCTLCSENGLIRCPSCLGQ